CCCCGGGGCCCCCGCCGGCGCTCCGCGTTCCGCCGCTCCGGCCCGGAAGGCGACGCCGTCTATAATCTCACCCTCGGACGGCAAGGGAAACCCCGGCGCTCGGATCGGGGCCCGGCTCGCTCCCGCCCCACGGTCGCACGGAAAATCGAAACCCCTCGGCGCGGGGTTCCGCGTTCGGGAGGGGGAAGGAGCACCTCATGCGCCGCGGGCTCAGGGACGTCCCGATCCGAACCAAGCTGCGCGCCCTCTTCCTCCTCACCAGCGGCATCGCCGTCGTCATCGCGCTCGGAAGCTTCCTCGCCTACGACGTCGCCTCTCACCGGCAGTTCGCGCGGCGCACCCTCGAGGCGCTCTCGGCCGTGGCCCGCGACCAGCTCGCTCCCGCCCTCGCCTCCGCCGACGCGCGGGACGCGATGGAGATCCTGGAATCCCTGGAGAGCGAGCCGGAGGTTCTGGGGGCCGCCGTGTACGACGCGCGGGGAAATCTTTTCGTGCGCCGGGTCCGGACGGGCGTCCCTCTCGAGACGGTCCCGGACCGGCCGCCTCCGGAGGGCTTCCGCTTCGAGGCGGGTCACCTCCTCCTGACCCGGCCGATCCAGACCGGCGACGGCGTCGTGGGAACCCTTTTCCTGCGATCCGACCTGTCCGAGCTTCGCACCCGCGTGACGCGGCTCGTCGGCGTGGCCGCGGCCGCGCTGGCGACGGCGCTCCTGGCCTCCTTCGTCCTGGGAACCCTCCTCGAAGGACTTCTCACCGGTCCCATCCTCCGCCTCGAGCGCCTCATGCAGGACATCCGCGCCCGCCGCGACTTCTCCGTCCGGGCGCCGAAAGAGGGCCAGGACGAGCTGGGCCGGCTCATCGACGGCTTCAACGGCATGCTCGCCGAGATCGAAAACCTCACCCGCGAGCTGCGCGGCGCCCGGGATGCCCTCGAGGAGCGCGTCCGCGAGCGCACCCAGGAGCTGGAGTCGTTCGCCTACACGATTTCCCATGACCTCCGGGCCCCTCTGCGCGCCATGCAGGGGTTCAGTCAGGCGCTTTTAGAGGACTACGGCGACCGCCTGGACGAGGCGGGGCGGGACTTCGCGCGCCGCATCGCCGCCGCCGCGGAGCGGCTGGATGCCCTCATCCAGGATCTGCTGACCTACAGCCGCCTCACCCACATCGACGTGCGGATGGAGAGGGTGCCCCTCGAGGAGGTGGTGAACCAGGTCCTGCGCGACATGGCGGCGGAAATCCGGGAACGCAAGGCCCAGGTGCGCGTGGCGGAGCGCCTGCCGGCGGTGCGGGCCCACCGCGTCATGCTGACCCAGGTGATCGTGAACCTGGTGTCCAACGCGGTCAAGTTCGTCGCCCGCGGCGTGGAGCCGCGCGTCGAGATCCGCGCCGAACCCCGCCGGGGACACGTCCGCCTCTG
The nucleotide sequence above comes from Planctomycetota bacterium. Encoded proteins:
- a CDS encoding ATP-binding protein, with the protein product MRRGLRDVPIRTKLRALFLLTSGIAVVIALGSFLAYDVASHRQFARRTLEALSAVARDQLAPALASADARDAMEILESLESEPEVLGAAVYDARGNLFVRRVRTGVPLETVPDRPPPEGFRFEAGHLLLTRPIQTGDGVVGTLFLRSDLSELRTRVTRLVGVAAAALATALLASFVLGTLLEGLLTGPILRLERLMQDIRARRDFSVRAPKEGQDELGRLIDGFNGMLAEIENLTRELRGARDALEERVRERTQELESFAYTISHDLRAPLRAMQGFSQALLEDYGDRLDEAGRDFARRIAAAAERLDALIQDLLTYSRLTHIDVRMERVPLEEVVNQVLRDMAAEIRERKAQVRVAERLPAVRAHRVMLTQVIVNLVSNAVKFVARGVEPRVEIRAEPRRGHVRLWVEDNGIGIAAEYHERIFRMFERLNRQEDYPGTGIGLAIVRKAMERMGGAAGVESEPGRGSRFWIELEAAGEL